Genomic DNA from Bacteroides zhangwenhongii:
CTTGCGCATGTCCTATATTCCCGGCATAAAGCAATTTCAAAGAATCGGTTTTAGGAAAGATATTCTCGTCAAGAGGTTCTACATTAGTCGGGTTATAGAGGTCAGTATCTACGAAGTTGGGAATGATGTGTAGCTTATTCGGATCTTCAAAACGACTCACAATCGTATTATAGAAAACATCGTCAATGGTAGTGATTGCAGCAGACTTGTTGTAAATGCAACGTTCGACTTTCTTTAAACAAGCGATTATCGGTCCTGTTTTCTTCTTTAGGATATCGGGATAAATTTCCTGTACATTATATATAACTTTGCAGCCTTTTAATTTACCGAGGATGAGATTAAGCATTCCTATGCTGAGAGGTGGCGAGGGCGACACTATTACACTAACATTGCGTATGCACAAACCAAGGAGAAACGAAATGATGTGCCAATAAACAAAACCAAGAATACGCAATGCAGTGCTCTTGAACTTCTTTTGTGGCACATGCATTACCTTTATACCATGAAAATCACTTTCCTTATAAATTCCGGGGATTTTCCACTTTAGCGGTTGCTTTGCCAGTTGTTCCTCTACTACATTAAAGTGCGGTGTTGTAGAAAGCACTACTACCTCATAACCTTCTTTTTGAAATCTAAGTGCGATATCGTTATAAAGATATGCAGTGGAAACACCATCTGGGCTGAAGATAAGGCTGTGAATTAAGACTTTCTTGCTCATTTATCAACGTTTATATTAAATCGTTCCTTAAAATATGTCCGCATCTCTTGCGGTGTAGGGTTCTTTCCTATATAATATTCCATCTCCTCAATCTTGGCATCTATAAGATACCTGTACCAATATGCCTGCAATGTAGCCCAAATAAAACCGGGCTTGCCATCAAGAAAACCACCAAAGCAGATGTAGCGAACGAAGAAATACATGAATGCACGCAAGAATTTGGGCAGTTTATAATACTTTCCTTTCTCCCTGTTACGGCTCTCCAATCCATTCCCTCCCGATACTGTATCGTTCCAATAACCTTCATAAGCTGCCACAATCTCACGGTTGGCATAGTTGTTGTGCTTTTGAGTCCACGCGTGTATACCATTCAGGTTCTCATCTATAAAATAATTATTCATGGAAACGACTTCGTCCTCAGTCACATAACAGCGTTCATCCATCCAGCGCTGTTCCATCATAGCCTTTCCTGTACGCCACAAACGTAAAATTTGGATTTTATGAATCTTTCCATGCTTTAAGGGCTTTCCAAGAAACTTCACCATTAAGGGAAGCATGCATCCTGTAACATTAGCAGGCAACAAAGGTACTTTCTCCTCCAACTCTGCTATCAATTCATTGGTTAGGTATTCGTCAGCATCTAAACGCATGGTCCACTCTGTTTTAATCGGACAATTCTCCATTGCCCAAATAAATTGCTGTGCCTGATTCACATACTTGTTTTGTAACACTACCGCACCATGCTCACGCGCAATGTCACAAGTTTTATCAGTTGAGTAACTATCTACTACATATACCTGTTTTGCTATACGTTTAACATTATCAATACTTCGTGCAATGTGTCTTTCCTCATTATACGTGAGGATTATTACAGAAAGGTCTAACATTTTTATTTGAAGTTACTTTAACTTAATGTTTACTTTATCAAATCAAAAAAAACGCCCCAATCACTTTCTCGTTCTTGTGGTAAAGGTTTATATCGTTTATGTTCCATACTAAACGCAATTATATGCTTTGCCCAAGCTTCATAATCATGCACATCAGTGTAAACTACTCCATCATAACCATTCAACACTTCATGAGCATAATCCACATCAGCCGCCAAAACAGGAAGTCCCAAAGCAGCCGCTTCAAGCAGTGGCAATCCGACTGTTTCAATCGAACTCGGAAAAACTAAAGCTGTAGCAGATTTATAGTAACTCAATAAATTATCATGCTTTATAATACCTCCAAACACAAAGTTCTTGCCTACACCATTCTTAAGTACTTCATTGTACATTACAGGGGCTTTTTCTGCAGAACTTGTTATATGAATCTTTATATCCTCTGCCAATACCGGATTTTGTTTACTTAATATTCCCATGGCTTTTGCCAAAGTGCAACCATTACGATATTTAGAATCATCACCAACAAATATAAAATGTTTCCTATTATCTTCCCAATTATAGGTTTTGCACTGTGTAACATCCACCTTCTCAACATCTGGAAAACACACATGAACATTCTCTGCTGGAACACCAAAGTATGATACGAAGCGTTTTTTTACGACAGAAGTTTGTACAATAAACTGTGTATTTTTAACCCATGTACGCTTTACTATGCGAGGAAAAATATGCTTATAATTAAACAGCATTCTTTCTGTACATTTGAAAGGATTGTAAGCTCCCGGATATAACGGCAACGACTGATGAAAATAAACAATCTGCTTACTTCCCCCGATCTTCTTATATCCATTATTCTGAAGTGAAACCACAACATCAGGCTTTACTCCCAATTTTACAATTTCATTTTGTAGCAATTTACCTTCAAACAAAATCCGTTTTAACTTGGATTGTAGAGGAAAAGATATATATGTCACTCCCTCTATCGCCACTTTCGGCAGTATGGGATTAATAAATATCCAATATTTGTTTTGACCTATATACTTTGGCAGATGCGATAAAAACTGCTTATATATTGTTATACCTCCCCCAGCTTGCAAGGTTGTGGCTATTACAAAAATATTCATAACTAAGCATGTTCTTTAAAATTTTTTATTACTCTTGCAGGGATTCCTGCCACTCTTACAAATGATGGTACATCGTGAGTAACCACTGAATATGCTGCCACATGTGACTTCTCTCCAATTGTCTTACCAGGACATACCATTGCCTGTGTATCAATCAAAGCTCCTGGACCGATGATAATATCATCACACTTCCCTGGACCGGCTATGCAATCATATTGGACACCATAATCGTGATAACCTGTTACAACTATAGCACGAGACGCTACTTTAGAATACGGTTTCATCTCAATCTTACTACCTGCAGCACCAAAAATAAGTGCATCATGTCCAATCCAACAATTATCACCTATGATAAATTCAAACTGTCCAAGTATCCTTGGTGAGAAAATCGAGACGTTTTTGCCCACTTTTGCACCAGCCCAACGCAGTAACTGTACTTTAAAGCTATTGAGACGTGAAGGAGGACAAATCTTTACAAACAAATTAAACAAATGAATCTTTACAGGACTTATTGCCATAATATATTCAGTTACCAACCATTAAAATATTCATAATCCGCACAATCCTATGCCATAGAACATGGACCTTCTGCAATTTCCAATGTTTGCCCCTTTAGCATTGCATCACATAACTTATAAAGTTGTGTTGCTGCATTTTCTGGACTCCATACGTTATGGACTGTATTATAAGCCTCTAAGCTCATCCTTTCACATTCTACAGGATGCTTAATAAGCCACAAGACTTTCTCAAACAAATTATTCTTTTTTCTAAGATTAAAAGAGAAACCATTTACTCTGTCTTTTATAAGATATGGCGTAGAACCGGTCTCTATAGAACTTACAGGACAACAGCCACATCCCATGGCCTCATTAAGAACTGCTCCCCAGCCTTCATTTCTATCACTGGTGAAACAGGCGATATGATGCGTCAGCATAGCCTGCCTTACACTATCATTAGGCATAGAACCCCATAAATGTACATACTCTCCTAATCCAAACTTTTGTATCTGTACCTGAAGATGGTTAAACATATCTCCTGCTCCAATCAGGTTTATATAAAAATTGATTTTTTCCTGTCGTAACTGCAATGCTAATCTTATCATTGTTTCAGGATGCTTCCAAGCTATCAAACGCCCCACCCACAGTATTTTTACAATAGTACTATTGCGTTTTTCACGTAATATAGTTTCTATATCAAGAGCAGGAACAGCTGTATAATATCCCCATTTATAACACTTACCAATAAAAGAACGCATCAAATTAAAATCCCTGGCAGCATAGGCACTGCTACACAACACATAAAAAGGTTTACCATGACAATGAACATGATAAAACCACTGCTGCTTAAGTAAACGAGGTGAGAATAAATTCAAAAGCCCTTTCTTTAGCCAACGTTCACTGTACATAAAAGTGAGCTTCCCTGTACTTATGCGCTCACGCAAATACATTAACGGGGCAGCACCATATATCATTACATCAGCATCACGAATTATTTGAAGGACTTTGTGTAAAGCAACCTCACCGTCAGCAATTCTAATAAGATAAGGCCGCTGAGAAAAATCATCTCCCCCTTTACTATTATCACCATTAAAATCGCCAGTCTCTATAAACCAATAATTTCCACCAGTAAGACGGTACAGTTCATCTGCGATACTTATCTGATGAATATTTAAGACAACGGATACAAAAACTAGAGTCATAGTGTATGTTCTGTTATATATTTACAATCTATATTCTGCCCCACTATCATCCAATATGTCATACTCAAAAAACCTCCTGCAGACAATACATACCCCTCAAACCATGCATGAGTAAACATAGCCACCAACAGCAACATCACAAACTGGGCATTGAGTGAATTATCTCGTTTTGAAGTCTTATATGCATTTAGCAGCAATAAGGTATAGGCAAACATTCCCAACAGTCCCGTCATAGAGAGTACCGCCAAATGAGAAGTTCCAGGTTCCACTTGTCCAGTGACAGGATTGTATTCGTCATTCCCATTTGGATCAACAGATACAAAACCAACTCCTAACAACGGTGATTTCATAAACTCATCTATTCGACAATCGAATTTACTTTGCCGAGAACTTAAAGCTCCACCTTGTTCTTTTCGTTGTTCTTGTTTATTTAAAACTCCTGCAAAAACTCTATCAGCAATGGGCATTGCCACCAAAGCAGATATGCAAAGTATAATTATAATCCTTTTCTTATTTCCATTAACATTACTTTTCATAAAAAACAATGAAAAGAGTATGGCAACCGCCCCCCCCAATAGCGCAGAACGGCTGGCAGCCATTACTGCACTCATTGCAGAAAGAAAGAATAATACAATAAATATCTTTGAGTTATTATTTTGATAAATAACATAGAATGCCAACGCACTGATCATAGATATCGGCCCCAATGTCATAGAGTGATTGACAAGCCCGCCGAATGTACCTCCATTTGAGGAATATTCAGCTAAACCTAATTGTGTCCCTACCTGCATATAATTCACTCCCAAGAAAAAAGCAAAAAAAGAGCCTATTGATAATATACATATATACATTAATGCATATCTAAATACATAGCGTCTAAAAATAATCGCCCTTGCTGACGATATACATGCCGAACATGCCAACGTTACTATAAGAAACTGTACAAAACGTAACTTTGAGTTAAAACAAGGTTCAATAGGCAATACCAACACATTAAACAAAAAGACTAAATACAAAAATACATATCGACCTTTAAATTGCACACTACCATCACACAAGCAATAAAGAATACTCACCAAACATAATCCTATATAAGGAAGAAATGTATCCACAGATATAAAACCCATAATCTGCACCGATGCCATCGTAGCCCATAACAATGCAAGTCCCTTACAAAAGCGTCCTGCTTTCGGTGCATAAAAAACTTCTGTATGACCTATTTCTTTTATTATATTTACCAATCCCATATCTTAAAGATTCTTCTATGAATCATATTAAGCCTATAGCTTTTTCATAAGCAAATACAACTTTCTGTACTGTAAATGGCTCCCATGCTTCTCGAGGCGCAGGTTTACGTGGATTTTCAACTTGATTAATAATAGCCTCTGCCATTGCCTTAGAATCATTTACAGGAACAAGCACTCCATATTGACCATTTTTTAGCAATTCTGGTGGACCATAAGGACAACTAGTTGAAATCACAGGAATACCTGCAGCCATCGCCTCTACCAAAACAATTGAAAAACTTTCCATTTCAGAAGATACAAGGAATGCATCGGCACATTTTATTTCAGATGGCAAACTAGTACTCTGCCCCGCCAACCTTATCCTGTCCTGCATATGATTTTCAGCAATCCACTTTTCATAATCCTGTTGTAAAGCACCCTTTCCAAAAAGCACCAATCGAACAGGTGTCTTTTCATTTGCCAGACGAATGGCTTCAAATATCATATAGTGTCCCTTAACCTTACAAAAAGCTCCGGCCGCAACCATTGTTGGCATAGCTTTATTCCTAAGCCAGTCACAAGATGGTTCTTTTGTAAGTTTATCATAATAAGATGTATCCAAAACCGGATTATAAACAGCCTTTACAGTTCCTTCATTAAGCCCCATCAATCTCTCTAACAAAGCACATGAGCCTTTCGATACGCTCATAAAACAATCATATCTACTCCTTATTAGTTTATTGATAATCCTTTTTGTTATGGAAATATTATCTGCCAGTTCCGGCAAAATGCTATTATGCTCAACGTAACAGTAACGCGTTTTATGCCTTAGTCCTATTGAAGCTAATGCAAGTGCACATAAATATGCAGAATTCATTACTACAACAGCATCTACGGTAGCAGTTCTTATATATGAATGTATGAAAGATATATTATAACGGGCTCTTCTACTTGGCATAACAAGAAACTTTACAGCAGAAGGCACTTCAAAAGGTATATGCCCCGTATTTAACAATTCTTCATGAGCCTTTGAAACCAAAATATCAACCTCATAGCCCTTTTCGTAAAATCCTCTAGCCATAAGCGCTGTTACATACTGAGCGCCTTGCTGAAAAAGATCTTGAATAATAAATGTTATTTTCATTTACCTATATAAAAAATTAATCACTTTATTTTACCAAGTAAAAGGATCGAAAGCACCTTACTTGTTTCAATAAACTTCGTTAATAAAAGTGTTCCAAACAAAACAATAGCTGATATAATACCGACTACTGTCAATGACAGTAATATGTTATGATTTGGATTAAAGGAACTAGGAATCACAAAAAAATATGTAGGCAATAAAAAGAAATGAAATAAATAGATATCAATTGTTCTTGTAGCCACATATTCAACCCATCTGTTATACCTGTTTGCAAACCAATATTGAAAAAAATAAAGCATTATGTTTATATATGAGAAAGCTATGACTAACCGGCAAACAGTATAACCAATTCCCATATATACCCCTGCCATAATACCAACCAACGATATGGTAAATAATAAGTTACTTTGTTCTAACAAATTCTTTAACTTAGATATTTTATTAACAAAAATACCATAAACGAAAAATGGAACATAACGATAAAATTGTGGGATTGACAATGCGTTAGTAAATATATTATCCTGAAATAAAAATCTATAACACACTAACACTAAAATCACCCCTACAGACAAAAAAATGACTTCATTATAATTACCCAATCCACATCTTTGAAAACATTTTTCTAAAAGACTACAAATCCAATAAAAAATATAAAGACAAAATAATGTAAAACAAAACCAATAGCCATTATGCATAGACGATATAAAAAATGACTCAAACTCTATCTCTTTACAGAAAGTATATAGCATACCAACCATCAATGTTGGTAAAATAAGTGTTCTAAGCCTTTTCAGTACTCCTTTAGCAGTAGGTATGCCTGAAAAGAAACCACTAATAAACATAAACATTGGCATATTTACCACATCTATAAACTGCCATACTAAATTATTGGCTTCGTGAAAACTATAAAAAAGAACGTGTCCCACAATTACCATATAAATAGACAATACCTTAAGGGCATCAAACGAATATAAGCGCGTCATGTCATTCTTCACAATAATACTTCTATAACTATATGATTAAAGATTTTCAACAAGATTACACCATTTTTCTACAATTATCTCTTTTGAAAATGTGACAGATTTTGTCATAGCTGCACGAGACATTTTCGTATATTTATCCTCATTGCTCATTAAGACAACAAGTTTATCTGCATATTCTTTTTCATCAAACGGTTTTACCAAGAAGCCATTAATATCATCATCTATTATATCTGTTACCGAACCATAACTATTAAAAGCCATAGGAACAACACCATGTTGCATAGCCTCTGTTAAAACCATACCAAACCCCTCGTAGATTGATGTCATACAAAAAATTCTTGAACGCTGATAAAATGGTGCAGGATTTTGAAAACCATGAAACGTAACATGTTCTAATCCCAAATCCTGAGCCTGCATTTCTAATACATCACGATCTTCGCCATCGCCAACAATATCAAGTTGCCAATCGGCAAACGATGACTCTACCTTATTCCATATCCTTAATAACTTATTAACTCCCTTTACACAGTTTCTTAAACGCCCTACAAACAATACATGCTTCTGTGCTGTTGTTAACTCACAGGATTCAAATGTATTAAAATTAGGGATTGTAAAAAGTTTTATTCTATCGGCTTTGGGACAATAAAAACAAAAATCTTCAATAAAAGACGATGACAAAGTCACTATTCTGTCATAATTAGTATTTAAATCACGATATAATCTTTTTGTCAAACATACAGAGTGATAGTATTTCAATTTTAAAAATACATTATCGTAAAAGAATTGTTTTAATGTACCCCATCTAGTCTGCGTAAAATCTTTCGCAAACGCCAAATTATAATTATCTAATATAGCGCGAGTAGAATTGTGCTGAACTGCTATCAATTTTACTTTGCTTTTAAAATCCTCTCTATGTCTAAAAATACCAAATCGACCTACTATATCTCCTTCTGTTTGATCTATAATGCAATATATATTACGTTCTATAACCAACGTTTCCAAAAAGCGTCTATTATCCTTATTTCCAGGCAAATATAATATATCAGTGGGAGAATTGTATGTTTTCCCAAGTCTATTTGAGTATTTACAAAGAAGCGTTACTTCATAACCGACATTTAATAAAGCTTTTGCCAGCAAATCTGTAACCCGCTCCATCCCCCCCTGCTGGGGTAATGGTTCATTAGAATTGTATAATAGTATATGTTTCTTAGTTGTCATTTGTCAACTCACTCCATATCTTTAATCGGTTATTATTGTCCATGCATTTGACCGTTTGCTTTGCATTTCCACTCATCTTTTGCAAATTAAATTTATCTTTTGCAAGTTGAAGAACTTGTTTCGCCATCTCTTTTGTATCAAATGGTGGTGTGAGCAAACCATTATATCCATTCTTTATATTAAGATCTGCATCTTTAAATGTATTCATTACTATCGGCACTACGCCTGCTGCCATAGCTTCAGTTATTACCATAGGAGTACCTTCATAATTAGATGTTAAAAGAAGAATCCTTGCACTGGAATAATAGGGAGCTGAATCTGTTTGACCAACAAATTCTATACGCTGTAATGCCCAATCCTGACTCTTCTTTTTCAAACGCGATTCATCGTCCCCCGAACCCACTATTACCATTCTCCAGTCTTTCAGTTCATTCTGTATTAATGACCATACAGTTAATACCCTGTCTACTCTTTTCGATGAATAATCCAGTCGTCCAACAAAAATTATTAAATTCTCCTTTTTACAGAAGTCCGTTTCTAAAACATTTACCCTATTGGGATTTTGTACAGCAACTATTTTTTTAGACGGATTTATTCTCAAAAGCCTTTCCATTGAAACTTTCTGCTTCTCAGTAAGAACCGCTACAGTATCGGAATTTTCATACATATAGTGATATCTTTGACGCTTATTATGCAAAGCATTCCACTTGTTATATGGAGCTTTAATCCATTTAAGAACATTTATACAGACCTGCGCCAATGGCACTCCCTTTAATGGATAGTTTAGTGTATGATAAAAGTTTTTAATATCATCTACTACGCTAAAATGAAGATGACTTATTATTTTCACAGTAGCGGGAATATGTTCGTGCGAAAAGATATAAACAGCTTCAGTACTAGCGCCTTCGTTAAGAATCATATCTATCTTATTCTCTTTAATATAGTTTATAACAAAAGCTATATTATCGGTTGTAGGTGCGTCATTTCCATCGGGTAAAAAAACACTTTTACGGCTTAATTTATCCTCAACAGGAATGGAAGCCATATAATTCACAGTGTGTCCTATAGATGACAGATAATCAGCAATCATACATGCAGCGCGCTCAGTTCCTCCACGTTGCGGATTTAACTGCGGACCAAAATATATGAGGATATTCATTCGTTACGAGTAAATAAGTCTTGAAATCCAACTACCCATTTCGGTCCCATAACACACACTATAAATGACTTCAATTTATCATTTATAGATAGATTTTTGTTGTGATACTTAAACCACATTCCAAAAGAAATCTGCTGAAAAAAATGTTGTTTAAAATAGATAGGCAAGTTATCAACATAATACTGCCTTATTATTGAAGTATAGCTCCATATTTGCCTCGTGTAACAATCCATTGCCATCGACCTTACAGATGCAAATGCCATGCAACACGACAAATATTTATTATAACTATTCAAAATAGAAAAAATCTTCGATATTTTTGGTACCGTTGTTGTAATGGATCCCTCCCTATATCGATAACCATAATCTCCGATATTAGTTACTGTCATTTTACCAATTGCTGTAATCAACTGTGGTATTATGGCAATATCTTCACTAATTTCACCTTTTGGGAAACGTATATTCTCAAACACATGGCGACGGAAGACTTTGTCACAACAACTAACATGAATCCATTGTTTCAGATATCCTGTTAACAACTCTTCTTTACCAATATAGTCTCTAAACGGATAGTTACGCTTATATTCCTCCCCAGACTTCCATTTGTAAACTAAATCAAATTGAACAGCATCTATCCTTTCATCACTCTCAAATGTCTCTATTATTTTGCTATATATATCCGGGTTCAATAATACATCATCTGAATCAATAAAAGTTATATAGTCGCCATTACATCTGTCAAGTGCATAATTTCGTGCATCAGACAAACCACCATTAGGCTTATCATAAATAGTCACACAAGCGTACTGCCGGGCAAAAGCTCTTATTACATCAAGTGAATTGTCAGTACTACCATCATTTACCGCTATTACTTCCAAGTTGGTATAATCTTGACTAACGATAGACCCTAAACACTCCTCTACAAACTCCTCCACATTATAAACAGGAACTATTACACTTAAAAGAGGTTTTACATTACAATTTTTCATATACTTTCTCCCCATTTTTTCTAATAATATATGCCGGAACTCCTGCAACTATTGTATTGGCAGGAACATCCTTTACCACAACAGCGTTGGCTCCTATAACAACATTATCCTCAACTTTCACACCACCCAGTATTTTGGCACCACATGTTACTGTTACGTTATCACCCAAAACCGGTGCTAAAGCCCCCTTATATCCTATTGTCACTTGTTGATTGATGTGGCAATGTCTACCTATAGATTTTGCACAAATAATTGTCGCAAATCCATGTTGAATGAACAAACCACCACCAATAGAAGGGGTGTATATGTAAAGTGTCGGCATTGGTGGAACCAGAAACTTTAATATATTAACCAGCCCATAAGCACGTCCCAATCTATAGTAAAATACAGAACGAAATTCAGGCCTATCTACAAAAAGTTTGCACATACTCCCAACGTAATTACCACTAATACCAGTTACTTCCTTGTAATGATCAATATCTTCTTCAATCAGTCTCTTCCGAGGACAGAGAAAATAAAAAATATAATGAAAAATGAATCTTAACTTTATCATAGGCCTGCTGCTTTTAAAAACTCATCAAATGATGAGAATTGTGCTTTATGAGTTTTAACATAATGGTCATAAGCCTCTTTCATCTGCCGCCTTATTGGAATCTCCGGATATTTGTCAACCTCATTTCCAGATACAAACAATGGAAATTCTTCAAAAAAATCAGAAAGAACCGGACGTCTTCCAAACCGTTCTTGAATACTACAGGCATAATCAAAAGCCTCTTCTACGCAAAGTTTCTTTCGTTTCTCAAAGTATTCATCAAGCGTACATATGACCTTACATGGACATCCTGCAGCGACAGAATTGGCTGGTATTTTTCCCATTACCACACTGCCATATCCAATAATACAGTTATCCCCAATATAGCTTCCTCTAAGTACAGTCACATTTTGTCCGAACCACACATTATTACCAATCACTACTCTACCTGAATTAGGTACAAATTCTTTATATTTATTAAGAAAATTAAGAGTTGCATAATCATGAGTTAGAATAGTAAAATTCGTATGCAGGAAAGTACCACCTCCGTGAATGGTTACTAATGAAGGTCGTGTAACATCTATCTTCAATGTTTCAGGACTAAAAAGAAATACATCATCATCAATCTGTACACCTTTTTCACGTAATGATCGAATCATTATCTTGGGATTTTGCTTAATGGATTCGATTGCTACTTGTTTTTGCAATAAACGCCTAAACACTATGGCATAGGTCTTTAATTTGTTAAATAGTCGCATTATGAAGAGCTTTTTCTAAAAATTTCAATGATTCATTTCTGAATCTTTCTATCTTATCAGATATTTCAGAAGTATAAGAAAGATCTTTATTGTCGTCCACAGGCGCAGAATATATTTGTTTAAAACGCTCCGCCCCCAACAAATCCAACAAATCAGTTACACGTGAATCCCGCCCTATTCTATCATCAACAACAGATATGAATGGAACTTTGAAATTCAATGAAAATATAGTCCCATGAAATGATGATGTTACCACAAAAGATGCATTGGCAAAATAACGTATAAAATCAACAGGAGATGCTGTATTAACCACCGTTGCACCATTTTTCTTCATATATTGGTCTATTTTACCATTCAAAACTATTATTTTACCTCCATACCGATGATGGCAATTTTTAATAATTTCAAAAATTTGTGGATATGGATTATAAGTATAATCAAGTACGTAAACAATAAAGTACTTACTACTGTCACTTACATTCAATTGCTTTAACCATTGTTCTTTTGTTAAAAGCATTGTAGGATCACATACCAATGAAATTGCTTTTCCTGTAATTTTGGAAAGCAAACCAATAGTAGTTTGCTCTCTCACTGAAATTGAGGAATATTTTCCAAGTTCTGTTCTATAATACTCAACAAATTGTTCTGGAATTTCGGCTACTGCCATACTAGCAGCAAAAGAGATACGCGGATTTCCATTACGTGCAAACCCACACATAAACGTTGTATCATATCCTATATATGACGGATTCCATACTTGATCACTACCCGTGAGATAAACATCATATAGGGGCATTTGTTTGTCTATTTGATACCTATTCCTATAACTATCTTTTGAAATTTTGAGATGATCACTTA
This window encodes:
- a CDS encoding glycosyltransferase family 4 protein; protein product: MTLVFVSVVLNIHQISIADELYRLTGGNYWFIETGDFNGDNSKGGDDFSQRPYLIRIADGEVALHKVLQIIRDADVMIYGAAPLMYLRERISTGKLTFMYSERWLKKGLLNLFSPRLLKQQWFYHVHCHGKPFYVLCSSAYAARDFNLMRSFIGKCYKWGYYTAVPALDIETILREKRNSTIVKILWVGRLIAWKHPETMIRLALQLRQEKINFYINLIGAGDMFNHLQVQIQKFGLGEYVHLWGSMPNDSVRQAMLTHHIACFTSDRNEGWGAVLNEAMGCGCCPVSSIETGSTPYLIKDRVNGFSFNLRKKNNLFEKVLWLIKHPVECERMSLEAYNTVHNVWSPENAATQLYKLCDAMLKGQTLEIAEGPCSMA
- a CDS encoding glycosyltransferase, which codes for MKITFIIQDLFQQGAQYVTALMARGFYEKGYEVDILVSKAHEELLNTGHIPFEVPSAVKFLVMPSRRARYNISFIHSYIRTATVDAVVVMNSAYLCALALASIGLRHKTRYCYVEHNSILPELADNISITKRIINKLIRSRYDCFMSVSKGSCALLERLMGLNEGTVKAVYNPVLDTSYYDKLTKEPSCDWLRNKAMPTMVAAGAFCKVKGHYMIFEAIRLANEKTPVRLVLFGKGALQQDYEKWIAENHMQDRIRLAGQSTSLPSEIKCADAFLVSSEMESFSIVLVEAMAAGIPVISTSCPYGPPELLKNGQYGVLVPVNDSKAMAEAIINQVENPRKPAPREAWEPFTVQKVVFAYEKAIGLI
- a CDS encoding glycosyltransferase family 4 protein translates to MSKKVLIHSLIFSPDGVSTAYLYNDIALRFQKEGYEVVVLSTTPHFNVVEEQLAKQPLKWKIPGIYKESDFHGIKVMHVPQKKFKSTALRILGFVYWHIISFLLGLCIRNVSVIVSPSPPLSIGMLNLILGKLKGCKVIYNVQEIYPDILKKKTGPIIACLKKVERCIYNKSAAITTIDDVFYNTIVSRFEDPNKLHIIPNFVDTDLYNPTNVEPLDENIFPKTDSLKLLYAGNIGHAQDWRPLVALVEKTKDLNVEYFVIGMGVQRQYLEEQKVEKRLDKLYVLDYQPRHLMPSILAYSDVQFIFMAPEMEMMGFPSKVYTIMACERPLLICSGDKTPIVNFTKDYNCAKLITEKDFDKKVDEMAQWLASVSREELQKMGRNGYDVIQRYYTKEKVTKQYVDLVNKIL
- a CDS encoding acyltransferase, which encodes MAISPVKIHLFNLFVKICPPSRLNSFKVQLLRWAGAKVGKNVSIFSPRILGQFEFIIGDNCWIGHDALIFGAAGSKIEMKPYSKVASRAIVVTGYHDYGVQYDCIAGPGKCDDIIIGPGALIDTQAMVCPGKTIGEKSHVAAYSVVTHDVPSFVRVAGIPARVIKNFKEHA
- a CDS encoding O-antigen ligase family protein; translation: MGLVNIIKEIGHTEVFYAPKAGRFCKGLALLWATMASVQIMGFISVDTFLPYIGLCLVSILYCLCDGSVQFKGRYVFLYLVFLFNVLVLPIEPCFNSKLRFVQFLIVTLACSACISSARAIIFRRYVFRYALMYICILSIGSFFAFFLGVNYMQVGTQLGLAEYSSNGGTFGGLVNHSMTLGPISMISALAFYVIYQNNNSKIFIVLFFLSAMSAVMAASRSALLGGAVAILFSLFFMKSNVNGNKKRIIIILCISALVAMPIADRVFAGVLNKQEQRKEQGGALSSRQSKFDCRIDEFMKSPLLGVGFVSVDPNGNDEYNPVTGQVEPGTSHLAVLSMTGLLGMFAYTLLLLNAYKTSKRDNSLNAQFVMLLLVAMFTHAWFEGYVLSAGGFLSMTYWMIVGQNIDCKYITEHTL
- a CDS encoding glycosyltransferase family 2 protein, which encodes MLDLSVIILTYNEERHIARSIDNVKRIAKQVYVVDSYSTDKTCDIAREHGAVVLQNKYVNQAQQFIWAMENCPIKTEWTMRLDADEYLTNELIAELEEKVPLLPANVTGCMLPLMVKFLGKPLKHGKIHKIQILRLWRTGKAMMEQRWMDERCYVTEDEVVSMNNYFIDENLNGIHAWTQKHNNYANREIVAAYEGYWNDTVSGGNGLESRNREKGKYYKLPKFLRAFMYFFVRYICFGGFLDGKPGFIWATLQAYWYRYLIDAKIEEMEYYIGKNPTPQEMRTYFKERFNINVDK
- a CDS encoding glycosyltransferase — protein: MNIFVIATTLQAGGGITIYKQFLSHLPKYIGQNKYWIFINPILPKVAIEGVTYISFPLQSKLKRILFEGKLLQNEIVKLGVKPDVVVSLQNNGYKKIGGSKQIVYFHQSLPLYPGAYNPFKCTERMLFNYKHIFPRIVKRTWVKNTQFIVQTSVVKKRFVSYFGVPAENVHVCFPDVEKVDVTQCKTYNWEDNRKHFIFVGDDSKYRNGCTLAKAMGILSKQNPVLAEDIKIHITSSAEKAPVMYNEVLKNGVGKNFVFGGIIKHDNLLSYYKSATALVFPSSIETVGLPLLEAAALGLPVLAADVDYAHEVLNGYDGVVYTDVHDYEAWAKHIIAFSMEHKRYKPLPQERESDWGVFFDLIK